A stretch of Paenibacillus mucilaginosus 3016 DNA encodes these proteins:
- a CDS encoding TerB family tellurite resistance protein: MFLHFLQTKEQKETFLELAHLVAGADGFVNRNEREFLRSYMAEMDMKEGEFAPSGSRELRELLAGVTDPQVKNIFFAEMLLLVFTDGDYNDEEQGIVREMQRIFEIPEEVFQTYRDWVIRVDQLKIEGVKLILSRR, from the coding sequence TTGTTTTTGCACTTTTTACAGACGAAAGAACAAAAGGAAACCTTCCTGGAACTCGCCCACCTCGTGGCCGGAGCCGACGGATTCGTGAACCGCAACGAGCGGGAGTTTCTGAGATCCTATATGGCCGAGATGGACATGAAGGAAGGCGAGTTTGCCCCGTCCGGCAGCCGTGAGCTTCGTGAGCTTCTTGCAGGGGTGACCGATCCGCAGGTGAAGAACATCTTCTTCGCCGAGATGCTACTGCTGGTCTTCACCGACGGCGATTACAATGACGAGGAGCAGGGCATCGTCCGGGAGATGCAGCGGATCTTCGAGATTCCGGAGGAGGTCTTCCAGACGTACCGTGATTGGGTCATCCGGGTCGACCAGCTGAAGATCGAGGGCGTCAAGCTGATCCTCAGCCGGCGCTAG
- a CDS encoding cytochrome P450, which yields MTKTQAGVPGPRPVPLLGNLLSIGAEPHVFFAKCAEQYGPVVRIKLDPRRDTFLITRPQDIQHVLNQTQRYFAKGYHRDPILSRVLGNGLVTSEGSFWLRQRRLSQPAFHHHRIRSYADIMTAYAQRMLAAWEHEESRDIHADMMQCTMEIVAKTLFDVDLHAEDGRSNPVGEALDAVFHEYVKQYTSVMRRLLDLLPVSVPVPGDKKLQESVEQLNRIILDIIDRRQAEGTEDRGDLLSMLLLARDEDGTGMTREQLRDEIMTLFLAGHETTANVLSWTLYLLAREPEAEGKLLEELDRVLGGQPPAFEHIPLLTYTQSVVKESMRLYPPVWLISREPIEDVEIGGYTLPAGCEISVCQWVMHRLPEYFEEPEQFQPERWTPEFEKSLPAGVYIPFGAGPRVCIGNQFAMMEAVLLLASIGQRFRLTLEPGHKVLLEPSITLRPQNGIRVRVWKRSAEQEKAD from the coding sequence ATGACCAAGACACAAGCCGGTGTCCCGGGGCCGAGGCCCGTGCCTCTGCTCGGCAACCTGCTCAGTATAGGCGCGGAGCCGCATGTCTTTTTTGCCAAGTGTGCCGAGCAGTACGGTCCGGTGGTGCGGATCAAGCTAGATCCCCGGCGGGATACGTTCCTGATTACCCGTCCGCAGGATATCCAGCACGTGCTGAACCAGACCCAGCGGTACTTCGCCAAGGGATATCACCGGGATCCGATCCTGAGCCGGGTGCTCGGGAACGGTCTCGTGACCAGCGAAGGCAGCTTCTGGCTGCGCCAGCGCCGGCTGAGCCAGCCGGCGTTCCATCATCACCGCATCCGCAGCTATGCGGATATCATGACGGCGTATGCGCAGCGGATGCTCGCCGCCTGGGAGCACGAGGAGAGCCGGGACATCCATGCCGACATGATGCAGTGCACGATGGAGATTGTGGCGAAGACGCTCTTCGACGTGGATCTTCACGCGGAGGACGGCCGCTCCAATCCGGTGGGCGAGGCGCTGGACGCCGTGTTCCATGAGTACGTCAAGCAGTACACCAGCGTCATGCGGCGCCTGCTCGACCTGCTCCCGGTGTCCGTCCCGGTGCCGGGGGACAAGAAGCTGCAGGAGAGCGTCGAGCAGCTCAACCGCATTATCCTCGACATCATCGACCGCCGGCAGGCGGAAGGGACGGAGGACCGCGGCGATCTGCTCTCGATGCTGCTCTTGGCAAGGGACGAGGACGGAACCGGGATGACCCGGGAGCAGCTGAGAGACGAGATCATGACCCTGTTCCTGGCGGGGCATGAGACTACGGCGAACGTCCTGTCGTGGACGCTCTACCTGCTCGCCCGGGAGCCGGAAGCCGAAGGGAAGCTGCTGGAGGAGCTGGACCGGGTGCTTGGAGGGCAGCCTCCGGCGTTCGAGCATATTCCGCTTCTGACCTATACGCAGAGCGTCGTCAAAGAATCGATGCGTCTGTATCCGCCGGTCTGGCTGATCTCCCGCGAACCGATCGAGGATGTGGAGATCGGAGGCTACACGCTCCCGGCCGGGTGCGAGATCTCGGTCTGCCAGTGGGTGATGCACCGGCTGCCCGAGTACTTCGAGGAGCCGGAACAGTTCCAGCCGGAGCGCTGGACCCCCGAATTCGAGAAGAGCCTGCCGGCCGGCGTCTATATCCCGTTCGGCGCGGGGCCACGCGTGTGCATCGGCAATCAGTTCGCGATGATGGAGGCGGTGCTGCTGCTGGCGTCGATCGGACAGCGGTTCCGGCTGACGCTGGAGCCGGGGCACAAGGTGCTCCTCGAGCCCTCGATCACGCTCCGGCCGCAGAACGGCATCCGGGTCAGGGTGTGGAAGCGGAGCGCCGAGCAGGAAAAAGCGGACTGA
- a CDS encoding DinB family protein, with the protein MPGAWTWTSAVWTRSRRTARSAGSVPLTWSRRGEKSPEEVRVLLQEQFRECAACLEQLKKGEGTLYTTMMSVNNLGKIDVYQYLYFLCLHAERHLGQLQRVEAEYLAAAG; encoded by the coding sequence ATGCCGGGAGCCTGGACGTGGACCTCGGCCGTCTGGACGAGATCGCGTCGCACCGCTCGTTCCGCTGGGAGCGTCCCGCTCACATGGAGCCGTCGGGGGGAGAAGTCCCCGGAGGAGGTGCGGGTGCTGCTGCAGGAGCAGTTCCGCGAGTGCGCCGCCTGTCTGGAGCAGCTGAAGAAGGGCGAAGGAACATTGTACACGACGATGATGTCGGTGAATAACCTCGGCAAAATCGACGTCTACCAGTACCTGTATTTTTTGTGCCTCCACGCCGAAAGGCACCTTGGGCAGCTGCAGCGCGTGGAAGCGGAGTATCTTGCCGCCGCCGGGTGA
- the hemG gene encoding protoporphyrinogen oxidase, with the protein MRTIAVIGGGITGLSAAYHLQKNRNAVQEELRIVVIEAAGMLGGKISTHQDGGFLMETGADSIVTRKMNAGGLIEELGLGGEVVYNATGRSYIHVDGELKPIPDDTVFGIPMSLESLAKSTLVSAEGKVEALRDWYTPNETFTKNDTVGSFLEHFLGKELVDKQIAPVLSGVYSGDLADLTIASTLPYLIEYKNEYGSIIRGLSENKAKFKGTGGAKFMSFSGGMSVLIDGLERRLLEGGAEIRKGIRTERLVRDGDRYRLTLADGSELEAHDVILSIPHDAAQALLRDEVLDADFDRFKNSSLISVYMGFDIPDARLPADGTGFIASRHSELVCNACTWTSRKWEHTSAGRQLLVRLFYKSSKPDYERLVRMTEQELLEVALEDMRMSLGLSGQPVAYNVRKWEESMPNYHTRHPAVVKSLVSQTAERYPGLFLAGCSYYGVGIPDCIESGEAAARQILERIGRGAAV; encoded by the coding sequence TTGAGAACGATAGCTGTCATCGGCGGGGGCATTACAGGCCTGTCCGCCGCTTATCATTTGCAAAAAAACAGGAATGCCGTACAGGAGGAGCTCCGGATCGTCGTCATCGAAGCGGCAGGCATGCTGGGAGGCAAGATCAGCACTCATCAGGACGGCGGCTTCCTTATGGAGACGGGGGCCGATTCGATCGTCACGCGCAAGATGAACGCGGGAGGCCTGATCGAAGAGCTGGGCCTGGGCGGCGAGGTGGTCTATAACGCGACAGGCCGGTCCTACATCCACGTGGACGGCGAGCTGAAGCCGATCCCGGACGACACGGTCTTCGGCATTCCGATGAGCCTGGAGTCGCTGGCGAAGAGCACGCTGGTGTCCGCCGAAGGCAAGGTGGAGGCGCTGAGGGACTGGTATACGCCCAATGAGACATTCACCAAGAACGACACGGTCGGCAGCTTCCTGGAGCATTTTCTCGGGAAGGAGCTTGTGGACAAGCAGATCGCGCCGGTCCTCTCGGGCGTATATTCGGGAGACCTGGCCGATCTGACGATCGCCTCCACGCTGCCGTATCTCATCGAGTACAAGAACGAATACGGCAGCATCATCCGCGGCCTGTCCGAGAACAAGGCGAAGTTCAAGGGGACGGGGGGCGCGAAGTTCATGTCCTTCAGCGGGGGCATGTCGGTCCTGATCGACGGGCTGGAGCGGCGCCTGCTGGAGGGGGGCGCCGAGATCCGCAAGGGCATCCGGACCGAACGTCTTGTCCGGGACGGGGACCGGTACCGGCTGACCCTGGCGGACGGGAGCGAGCTTGAGGCGCACGACGTCATTCTGAGCATTCCGCATGATGCGGCGCAGGCCCTGCTGCGGGATGAGGTGCTGGATGCGGATTTTGACCGATTCAAAAACAGCTCGCTGATCTCCGTGTACATGGGCTTCGACATCCCGGACGCCCGCCTGCCGGCCGACGGCACCGGGTTCATCGCTTCCCGGCACAGCGAGCTGGTCTGCAACGCCTGCACCTGGACCAGCCGCAAGTGGGAGCATACGTCCGCAGGCCGGCAGCTGCTGGTGAGGCTGTTCTACAAGAGCTCGAAGCCGGACTACGAACGGCTCGTGCGGATGACGGAGCAGGAGCTGCTCGAGGTGGCCCTGGAGGATATGCGCATGAGCCTCGGCCTCTCCGGACAGCCGGTGGCTTACAACGTGCGGAAATGGGAGGAAAGCATGCCGAATTACCATACCCGGCACCCCGCCGTCGTGAAGTCGCTGGTGAGCCAAACGGCCGAGCGGTACCCGGGGCTGTTTCTGGCCGGCTGCTCGTACTACGGCGTCGGCATCCCGGACTGCATCGAGAGCGGTGAAGCTGCCGCCCGTCAGATTCTTGAGCGGATCGGCCGCGGAGCCGCCGTATAA
- a CDS encoding VanZ family protein → MLQAYLFPIAYAFMAFPVAALFFTLPFLLIQYRRYGYVNKVRAALLYLMLLYLMNALFLVMLPLPASRDNAPLPGGSLQLLPLHFIHDILAETKVNFAEPSTYGLLLQERALLQVLFNIGLTVPFGMFLRYYFRAAWLRCLLLSFGLSLFFEVTQVTGIYGYYASAYRIFDVDDLIANTFGGVVGFLLAEWLSGLLPRIEQLDKGVDVASKRVSYTRRAAAFTVDNLCLALVLPVLDYAGLPGAYWIATGVYFMLIPYVTDGRTFGKWLVRIQLRGAGGRVSLRDLFLRYGPLYWGYFGSLFAFRGAALEHTLYPWGPLVIQLLLFLASLMFFLHLLSRLFTKGSLLFYETLSGTSHRISWPAKQTAQQQPQPGTESDT, encoded by the coding sequence ATGCTTCAAGCGTATCTGTTTCCCATTGCTTATGCCTTCATGGCCTTTCCCGTCGCAGCGTTGTTCTTCACGCTCCCGTTCCTGCTGATCCAGTACCGGCGCTACGGCTACGTCAACAAGGTGCGGGCGGCGCTGCTGTACCTCATGCTGCTGTATCTGATGAACGCCTTGTTCCTCGTGATGCTGCCGCTGCCCGCCTCGCGGGATAACGCGCCGCTCCCGGGCGGAAGCCTGCAGCTGCTTCCGCTGCACTTCATCCATGACATTCTGGCGGAGACGAAGGTGAACTTCGCGGAGCCCTCCACGTATGGGCTTCTGCTTCAGGAGCGCGCGCTCCTGCAGGTTCTCTTCAACATCGGGCTGACCGTGCCCTTCGGGATGTTCCTGCGCTATTACTTCCGTGCGGCATGGCTCCGGTGCCTGCTGCTGTCCTTCGGGCTCTCCCTCTTCTTCGAGGTGACCCAGGTCACCGGGATCTACGGCTACTATGCCAGCGCGTACCGGATCTTCGACGTGGACGACCTCATCGCCAACACGTTCGGCGGGGTCGTCGGCTTCCTCCTGGCCGAGTGGCTGTCCGGGCTGCTCCCGCGCATCGAGCAGCTCGACAAAGGGGTGGACGTCGCATCGAAGCGGGTATCGTATACCCGCCGCGCCGCCGCGTTCACCGTCGATAACCTCTGCCTGGCCCTCGTCCTGCCGGTGCTGGACTACGCCGGCCTGCCCGGCGCCTACTGGATCGCCACCGGCGTATACTTCATGCTCATCCCGTACGTGACGGACGGCCGCACCTTCGGCAAGTGGCTCGTCCGTATCCAGCTGCGGGGGGCCGGCGGCCGCGTCTCCCTGCGCGACCTCTTCCTGCGCTACGGTCCGCTCTACTGGGGGTACTTCGGCAGCCTGTTCGCCTTCCGCGGGGCGGCCCTGGAGCACACGCTGTATCCCTGGGGACCGCTGGTCATTCAGCTGCTGCTGTTCCTTGCGAGCCTGATGTTCTTCCTGCACCTGCTCTCGCGGCTGTTCACCAAGGGCTCGCTACTGTTCTATGAGACGCTCAGCGGCACCTCGCACCGCATCTCGTGGCCCGCGAAGCAGACGGCGCAGCAGCAGCCGCAGCCGGGGACGGAGAGCGATACGTAG
- a CDS encoding glycoside hydrolase family 35 protein, whose amino-acid sequence MAVFGIEQDRFTYDGEEIRLYSGAIHYFRIVPEYWEDRLRKLKACGFNTVETYVPWNLHEPQEGRFVFEGMADLERFIRLAGRLGLHVIVRPSPYICAEWEFGGLPAWLLAEPGMKLRCADPLYLSKVDAYYDELIPRLVPLLCTSGGPVILVQVENEYGSYGSDKAYLEHLRDGLVRRGIDVPLFTSDGPTDSMLQGGSLPGVLATVNFGSRTAESFAKLREYQPQGPLMCMEYWNGWFDHWMEEHHQRDAADAARVFGEMLEAGASVNFYMFHGGTNFGFHNGANHIKTYEPTITSYDYDSPLTEWGEPTAKYYAVRDVLAEHLPLGAPELPEPIPRRTYGTVRVTERADLFAQLDRLSSPVTRPCPETMERLGQAYGFVLYRTRISGPRTGQVLHVQEVRDRAQVFLDGTPAGVVERWDPQGLPVTVPEGGAALDILVENMGRINYGPLLSDAKGITCGVRLDNQFQYGWTMYGLPLDSLEGVAYEPLAEGEAPGGPAFYRAAFEVDEPADTFVRLDGWTKGVVFINGFHLGRYWERGPQKTLYLPGPLLRRGTNELVVFELHGAVSPELLLTEEPDLGSAVPVVPEF is encoded by the coding sequence ATGGCTGTGTTTGGAATCGAGCAGGACCGTTTCACCTACGATGGAGAGGAGATTAGGCTCTACTCCGGGGCGATCCACTACTTCCGCATCGTGCCGGAGTACTGGGAGGACCGGCTTAGAAAGCTGAAGGCCTGCGGCTTCAACACGGTGGAGACCTACGTGCCGTGGAATCTGCATGAGCCGCAGGAAGGCCGCTTCGTCTTCGAAGGGATGGCCGATCTCGAGCGCTTCATCCGGCTGGCCGGCCGGCTTGGGCTTCATGTCATTGTCCGGCCGAGCCCGTATATTTGCGCGGAGTGGGAATTCGGCGGGCTTCCGGCCTGGCTGCTCGCCGAACCCGGCATGAAGCTGCGCTGCGCCGATCCCCTGTACCTCTCGAAGGTAGACGCCTACTATGACGAGCTGATTCCGCGGCTCGTTCCGCTGCTCTGCACGAGCGGAGGACCGGTAATCCTGGTGCAGGTGGAGAATGAGTACGGCAGCTACGGCAGCGACAAAGCTTACCTGGAGCATCTGCGGGACGGCCTGGTCCGCCGGGGAATCGATGTGCCGCTGTTCACCTCCGACGGGCCGACGGATTCCATGCTGCAGGGCGGATCGCTGCCCGGCGTGCTCGCTACGGTGAACTTCGGCTCCCGCACGGCCGAATCGTTCGCGAAGCTGAGAGAGTATCAGCCGCAGGGCCCGCTGATGTGCATGGAATACTGGAACGGCTGGTTTGACCACTGGATGGAGGAGCATCATCAGCGGGATGCGGCGGATGCGGCGCGGGTGTTCGGCGAGATGCTGGAAGCGGGGGCTTCCGTGAATTTCTATATGTTCCACGGGGGGACGAACTTTGGCTTCCACAACGGAGCCAACCATATCAAGACGTATGAGCCCACGATCACGAGCTACGATTATGACAGCCCGCTCACGGAGTGGGGCGAGCCGACGGCGAAATATTATGCCGTGCGCGACGTGCTGGCGGAGCACCTGCCGCTCGGCGCGCCGGAGCTGCCGGAGCCGATCCCGCGGCGCACCTACGGCACGGTGCGGGTGACGGAGCGGGCGGATCTGTTCGCCCAGCTCGATCGGCTCTCGTCCCCGGTGACGCGGCCATGCCCGGAGACGATGGAGAGGCTCGGGCAGGCGTACGGCTTCGTGCTGTACCGCACGCGGATCAGCGGGCCGCGGACGGGGCAGGTGCTGCACGTGCAGGAGGTGCGGGACCGGGCGCAGGTGTTCCTGGACGGCACGCCGGCCGGCGTCGTGGAACGCTGGGACCCGCAGGGGCTGCCTGTGACGGTGCCCGAGGGAGGCGCCGCCCTGGATATTCTCGTCGAGAACATGGGGCGGATCAACTACGGCCCGCTGCTCAGCGACGCGAAGGGCATCACCTGCGGCGTACGCCTCGACAACCAGTTCCAGTACGGCTGGACGATGTACGGGCTGCCGCTGGACTCGCTGGAGGGGGTGGCGTACGAGCCGCTTGCCGAAGGGGAGGCGCCGGGCGGTCCGGCCTTCTACCGGGCCGCCTTCGAGGTGGACGAGCCGGCGGATACCTTCGTCCGGCTGGACGGCTGGACCAAAGGCGTCGTCTTCATCAACGGCTTCCATCTCGGCCGGTACTGGGAGCGGGGGCCGCAGAAGACGCTCTATCTGCCGGGGCCGCTGCTGCGCCGGGGGACCAATGAGCTCGTCGTCTTCGAGCTGCACGGGGCCGTGAGCCCGGAGCTGCTCCTGACGGAGGAGCCGGATCTCGGCAGCGCCGTGCCGGTGGTGCCGGAATTCTAG
- a CDS encoding polysaccharide lyase family 8 super-sandwich domain-containing protein gives MKPGWKKVWTGLLVCCLLLGSFGGPAAPAAAADEYDTLRIKWESLLTGEPGYNTADPDIAAQISAVTGAARTHWNTMNKTAGRTALWSDLADWSQSATITASYSRLKSMAAAYGTTGSELEGDAGLAADIVSALDWMYANAYNETKSETGNWWDWEIGTPLLLGDIMVLVYDRLSEAQKSNYIKAIDKFCPDPAKRTITPAITETGANRLDKALINALRGTVGKSSAKLAQGRDAMSQTFLYVSDGDGFYRDGSFVQHNDVAYTGSYGLVMLGDLAKLLYLLQGSSWSVTDANLANVYNWVEEAYRPLVYQGAMMDMVRGRAISRSESEDHTAGRSAAVSIVRLAQGAPQDKALAFRRIAKSWMQADRTFANYYAGLAIYDIVRMKALVADTALAPAAPLAKSHMFAGMDRYVHHGSGFAFGLSLFSSRISAFEYINGENSKGWYTGAGMTFLYNGDQAQYAGNYWPTVNMMRLPGTTTDGYAPALPVNSKHYLGTKSWAGGSSLSDAYGSAGMELSMSAVTGSTLQGKKSWFVFGDRIAALGAGISASDGRRVETVIENRKLASGTAALTVNGTAKPASATWSEAITGVRWAHLAGPAADSGIGYYFPSASTVQGQREQRTGSWNGINSGQSSAAVTNTFASLAVDHGVNPTAGSYAYVLLPNRDAAAVSAFAASPTVQVLSNTAAVQAVRDTAAKAVGANFWNDAAAAVNVDGAPWITSDKKASVTTVEAGKELSIAVSDPTQANTGEIRIEIGRSAAGVISADPLVTVTRLSPTVQLTVKPGGTLGRSLRVKLSLPGVIGSAADAYVRDGSYAGTNYGADGSLAVKLDAAGYQRQSYLRFDLASVTAPVTSAKLRLVPAQTGMAGMTNEAHLVSDTAWGESTLTWNSRPADGALIGSWTVPAAGSPLEIDVTGQVNAALSAGGKLSIRLSAPANSGADGYVNYASKEYGTAPSRPQLLIVP, from the coding sequence ATGAAACCAGGTTGGAAGAAGGTCTGGACAGGCTTGCTGGTCTGTTGTCTGCTGCTGGGATCGTTCGGGGGGCCGGCGGCTCCCGCTGCAGCGGCCGATGAGTATGATACCCTGCGTATCAAATGGGAGAGCCTGCTGACGGGCGAGCCGGGCTACAATACGGCGGACCCCGATATCGCTGCGCAAATCTCGGCGGTCACCGGGGCGGCCCGGACGCATTGGAACACGATGAACAAGACGGCAGGGCGCACCGCCCTGTGGAGCGACCTGGCGGACTGGAGCCAGTCCGCCACGATCACGGCTTCGTACTCCCGTCTCAAGAGCATGGCGGCAGCCTACGGCACAACCGGCTCCGAGCTCGAAGGAGATGCCGGCTTGGCCGCCGATATTGTAAGCGCTCTCGATTGGATGTACGCGAACGCCTACAACGAGACGAAGAGCGAGACGGGCAACTGGTGGGATTGGGAGATCGGCACCCCGCTGCTCCTCGGCGATATCATGGTGCTGGTCTACGACCGATTATCTGAGGCGCAGAAGTCGAACTACATCAAGGCGATCGACAAGTTCTGCCCGGATCCGGCGAAGCGCACGATCACCCCTGCGATTACGGAAACCGGCGCGAACCGGCTCGACAAAGCGCTGATCAATGCCCTGCGCGGCACGGTCGGCAAGTCTTCGGCCAAGCTGGCGCAGGGGCGCGATGCGATGAGCCAGACGTTCCTCTACGTAAGCGACGGGGACGGCTTCTACCGGGACGGCTCCTTTGTCCAGCACAATGACGTGGCCTACACGGGCAGCTACGGCCTCGTGATGCTCGGCGATCTGGCGAAGCTGCTCTACCTGCTGCAGGGCTCCTCGTGGAGCGTGACCGATGCCAATCTGGCGAACGTCTACAACTGGGTGGAGGAAGCCTACCGGCCGCTGGTCTACCAGGGCGCGATGATGGATATGGTGCGGGGCAGAGCCATCTCCCGCAGCGAATCCGAAGATCATACGGCCGGACGGTCGGCTGCCGTGTCGATCGTCCGTCTCGCCCAGGGGGCCCCGCAGGACAAGGCGCTGGCGTTCCGCCGGATCGCCAAGTCGTGGATGCAGGCCGACCGCACCTTCGCGAATTATTATGCGGGCCTGGCCATCTATGACATCGTCCGCATGAAGGCTCTGGTGGCCGATACTGCCCTCGCGCCTGCGGCCCCGCTGGCCAAGAGCCACATGTTCGCGGGGATGGACCGGTATGTGCATCACGGCTCCGGTTTCGCGTTCGGGCTCTCGCTGTTCTCCTCCCGCATCTCGGCCTTCGAGTACATCAACGGGGAGAACAGCAAGGGCTGGTATACCGGAGCGGGAATGACCTTCCTGTACAACGGGGATCAGGCGCAGTATGCGGGGAACTACTGGCCGACGGTGAACATGATGCGCCTGCCGGGGACCACGACCGACGGGTATGCGCCGGCGCTGCCCGTGAACAGCAAGCATTACCTCGGCACGAAATCCTGGGCGGGCGGCTCCTCGCTGTCCGATGCTTACGGCTCGGCCGGCATGGAGCTCTCGATGTCCGCCGTGACCGGCTCCACCCTGCAGGGCAAGAAATCATGGTTCGTCTTCGGCGACCGGATCGCCGCTCTCGGCGCGGGGATCAGCGCATCGGACGGACGCCGGGTGGAGACGGTCATCGAGAACCGCAAGCTTGCCTCGGGAACGGCGGCCCTGACGGTCAACGGCACGGCGAAGCCGGCGTCGGCGACGTGGTCGGAAGCGATTACAGGCGTCCGCTGGGCTCACTTGGCCGGACCTGCGGCAGACAGCGGGATCGGCTACTACTTCCCGTCGGCATCGACGGTGCAGGGGCAGCGGGAGCAGCGGACCGGCAGCTGGAACGGCATCAACAGCGGGCAGAGCTCCGCTGCCGTGACGAACACGTTCGCCAGCCTCGCGGTCGACCACGGCGTGAACCCGACCGCCGGTTCGTATGCCTACGTGCTGCTGCCGAACCGGGATGCGGCGGCCGTCTCGGCCTTCGCGGCAAGTCCCACCGTGCAGGTGCTGTCCAATACGGCGGCCGTGCAGGCGGTCCGCGATACGGCGGCGAAGGCGGTCGGAGCGAATTTCTGGAACGATGCCGCCGCTGCCGTGAACGTAGACGGCGCCCCGTGGATCACCTCGGACAAGAAGGCGTCCGTCACGACCGTCGAAGCGGGGAAGGAGCTGAGCATCGCCGTCTCCGATCCGACCCAGGCGAACACAGGGGAGATCCGTATCGAGATCGGCCGCAGCGCGGCAGGGGTCATCTCCGCCGATCCGCTTGTGACGGTCACCCGGCTCAGCCCGACCGTGCAGCTGACCGTGAAGCCGGGCGGCACGCTGGGCCGCTCCCTGCGAGTGAAGCTCAGCCTGCCCGGCGTGATCGGGTCGGCAGCGGACGCCTATGTCCGCGACGGCTCTTACGCCGGCACGAACTACGGCGCGGACGGCTCGCTTGCCGTCAAGCTGGATGCGGCCGGCTACCAGCGCCAGTCCTATCTGCGCTTTGACCTGGCGTCCGTCACGGCGCCGGTCACGAGTGCGAAGCTCCGCCTGGTGCCTGCCCAGACCGGCATGGCCGGGATGACGAATGAGGCCCATCTCGTCAGCGATACGGCCTGGGGGGAGAGCACGCTCACGTGGAACAGCCGGCCGGCCGACGGCGCCCTCATCGGTTCGTGGACCGTGCCGGCCGCCGGCTCACCCCTCGAGATCGATGTCACCGGCCAGGTCAATGCGGCGCTCTCGGCGGGCGGGAAGCTGTCCATCCGCCTGTCGGCACCTGCCAATTCCGGGGCGGACGGCTATGTCAACTACGCCTCCAAGGAGTACGGCACGGCTCCAAGCCGTCCCCAGCTGCTGATTGTCCCGTAA